The Microterricola viridarii genome segment GGCGAACAAGGGCAGTCGGCCCGGGATCCGTGAAGCCGAACTGCTCGTAGAGGCCGTGCGCGTTGCTCGTGAAGAGCGTCCACCGGAAGTGTGCACCGGGGCCGTCGTCGATCATCGCCTGCACGATCCGCTTGCCCAGCCCGTTCCCGCGGTGCGCCTCGCTCACAATGACGTCAGCGAGGTACGCGAAGCCGAGGCCGTCTGAGAGTGCGCGGGCAAAGCCGACCTGCTCGCCGGTCCGCTCGTCGTAGACGCCGATGACACGCCACGCCTCCCTAATCTGCGTCTCGACATCCCCGCGGCTCCGCCACTTCGCCCAGTACACCTCACGCAATTCAGCCCAGACGAAGTCGGAGTCGATGCGGTCGCGGGCATCGTCAACCAGATAGCTCATCTGAAAACTATAGAACCCCTCCTTGCCGGCGAACGGAGGCTGCGGGGCCGAGGGCGCCGGAGCGGATGGGGCCGACGCCCGGGAACGTTCTGGACTCCGCTTGACTCACAGCGGGGCAGCGTAAGCTCGTTAACTCTCGAACATTAGTTCGATTAATTCAAGCCACGAGAGCACTGGAGAATCATGCACACCGTCACCGACGCTGTAACACTGTGGCTGGACGGCGGGGTCCCAACACGAATGATCTGGCGGGGAGCGCGATGGCGGGTCACCGACACGCCGACCGAACTCTTCCGCGATGTTGGATCACTCCCGGAAGTGATCACCCATCCGCCCGCCGTGCGAATCGGCTGGCGATTCCAAGCAGCCGATAGCACCGGGCTCAATCGCGTATTCGA includes the following:
- a CDS encoding GNAT family N-acetyltransferase encodes the protein MSYLVDDARDRIDSDFVWAELREVYWAKWRSRGDVETQIREAWRVIGVYDERTGEQVGFARALSDGLGFAYLADVIVSEAHRGNGLGKRIVQAMIDDGPGAHFRWTLFTSNAHGLYEQFGFTDPGPTALVRPAAAQPPHPTQAPSS